The following nucleotide sequence is from Actinomycetota bacterium.
CTCGCCTCGAGATGCGCTACGGCAGCGGCGCATGGATGTGTGTGAAGACATGGACGGTCGGGGGCGGGCGCGCGTTCAGCGCTCACTACGACTGGGAGACTCGTTTCCTGCCCAAGGATTGCTCGGGCGAGGGCGGAAGCGCGCTGTCCCGCAACGGCACGTACGCGTTTCGTCTGATTGCCGCCGAGCGCGTCTCCGGCGACACGCAGACCTCCCCCGTGTTCACAATTCGCGTTGAGAACCCCCCCGAGGCTCCTGAGTGGACGGCGAGCCCGAAGGTGACCGGCGCGAGTGAGTACAGCCCGCTTGTCGAGTTGAGCTGGCGAGCGAATTCCGAGCCGGATGTTGTCGAATACCACTACGCGCGCCTCAGTCCCAACGGTACCGAGGATGAGTTTGCGGTCAGCGCCGCGCACCCGGGCGGGCAGGGGTGCGACATAAGCGGAGACATCTACACGTGCTGGGATGACTACTTCCCGTCGAAGGGATTCGGGGGGACCTACACCTACGTCCTCATTGCGTACCGATCGAGTCCGGCGACGTCGGGCCAGTGCGCGCTGCCGCCGGGTGGGAAATGCGTTCAGTCGTCGGCAAGCGAGCCCAAGAACGCCTCGGTTGTCGAACCGAAACCGTCACCCACAGCCGTTCCGACGCCGACGAAATCGTCGTCCGCCGCGACGGCGACCGCGAAGCCTCGTCCATCCACGCGCGTCCTTGGAACTCGGACGAACTGGAAGGACTACTACACCGGTGAGTACGAAGAGAAGCTCCCTTACGCACCGCGGACCAAGATTGAACCCGTGCCCGGGTCATCGCGGTTCGATTCCGGAACTGCTTTGGCGGCTGCGCCCGAGTCGTCCGAAGGGGACTCGCGAAACGCGTGGCTATCGATTGCCGCCGGCCTCGTGATGATCCTGACGGCGTTGCACCTGACGCGCGCCCTCCGCCGGACCTGACACTCATTGGTGCGAATGCGGCGCGTCGCCGTACGATGGTAAAGCGATGAGTTCTCCTGTTCTGTGCACGTGCGGAGCCGTCCTGGTGGACGAGGTCACCGAGCGCGGCGTTCGCCCCGTCGGAAGCGATGCCGTCATCGTGTTTCGCCGGACCACCGACTACGTCATGTGTACGTCGTGCCTTGCCACCTACGACGTTGTGTCGCTGATTGCGCGCGCCAAGGATCGCGAGACGATCGAGCACCTAGAGAACATCGCGCGCGAAGTCGACGCCGCCGACGCCTAAGTCCGAGTCTGCTCGGAACTTCGCCTGCGCAGCTCTACCGGTTGCTCGATCCAACCAACTACTCCAAGTTCGCACGCCAACTGTTGTCGCTTCTGTATGTGCTTGGCTGCGATATCGAACTCGACATCTGCAAGCGACCGGTGACCGGCGTTACCGGATAGCCGGCGCCGTCCGACTCGACGGCTTCTGCTCGACCTTCCCGTTGTGGCCTTGGGGCGCGCGCGGCGGTAGACCTCGACCTATGCCGTCGGCCGGCGAGTATGGACGCCTGATTCCAGTGGGCAAACCTGGGCCCATCACCGCGCGCGCCGGATCGGGCGTGAAACTCCGCGAGTGCGTCGTGCAGGAACTCAGGACGCGCCACTACAGCCCGCGCACCGAGAAGTCCTACGTTGGCTGGATTCGTCGTTTCATTCTGTTCCACCGCAAGCATCCCGCGGAGTTAGACGAGGCCCACGTCAACGAGTTCCTTTCGGACTTGGCCGTAAACGGAAACGTCGCAGCATCGACCCAGAACCAGGCCCTTGCGGCGATCCTGTTCTTGTACGAGCACGTGCTGGGACGCCCGCTCGATCGGATCGACGGAGTCGTGCGCGCGCGCCGTCCCGCGCGACTGCCGGTCGTCCTGACGCGCCCGGAAGTCGATGCTGTGCTCGCGGAACTCAGCGGTACTCCGCGACTGGTGATCATGGTGCTTTACGGAACCGGCGCGCGCGTGACCGAGGGATTGTCGCTTCGCGTGAAGGATCTGAACTTTGATCGGGGCGAGATCACCGTCCGCGACGGCAAGGGTCAGAGAGATCGAGTCACCATGCTGCCGCGCGTTCTGGAACCTGCGCTCGACGCGCACCTGCAAGACGTTCGAAGGCAGCACGAGAATGATCTGCAGCGAGGATTAGGTCGTGCTCCGCTGCCCGGCGCGCTCGTGCGCAAGTACCCCAATGCCGACCGTGAGTGGGCGTGGCAATGGGTCTTTCCGGCGACGTCGCACTACCTTGATGTCGAGACCGGGATTCGTCACCGCCATCACCTTCACGAGACCGTCATTCAGAAAGCCGTGCGCCAGGCGGCAATGCGCGCGCGGGTATCCCGCCCCGTCACCCCGCACGCCTTCCGCCACTCATTCGCTACTCATCTACTGGAGGACGGCTACGACATTCGCACGGTGCAGGAACTCCTCGGCCACCGCGACGTGCGCACCACCATGATCTACACCCACGTGCTGAATCGCGGCGGCCGCGGCGTCTACAGCCCCCTGGACCGCCTGCCGGCCGGAAACCCGCTTACCATCGCCGCGCGCTATCCCGACCCCCCGGACGGGATAACAAACAAACATCCACCCCAATGAGTGCATCAAACACCCTCCGACCAGGGACTGCGCGCAGTACCGAAAACCAGCCGGCGCGCGCTATCCTGTCCGAGCGGAGCGCTATCAAGGTCCGCACAAATAGGAGTTATGCCGACGTGATCCCATGAACGATCCGACGACGACTGGCGACGATTTGAGCGTGATTCGAAGGGTTGCGTCGAGTCTTGTCGGTCTCGGACTCGTCATCACCCTTTTCGCGCTTGCCAACCTCTATCGGATCGAGCGAGGAGGCTGCGACCCTGGGAACCCGCCCGAATCATGTGGGGGTGCCTACGCGGTTCTGTTGGTGGGGCTCGTGTTCATCGGGCTCGGAGCGATCGGGGTGCTTTGGGCCATGGCAGTGACATACTCACGCCGTGAACAAGATGCGGCCTAACTCGCGCGTTCAACGGACGCCGCTACGCGGCGCCGCTGACGCGCAAAGTCGTTCTGCCGACCAGCGGGAGGTAACCCCATGAAGGCGAAGGCAGTGATTGTAATTGCGTCCGGTTGGACGATCGCCGTTCTGATCGCTTTCCTCCTTCGGTCGTCTTGTCCCAACCAGTGCCGGGGGGAAGACTGCAACTCGATCACGCTGATGGGGTGCACGCCGGGCATTACCTCCGCCCGCGGCCTCGTCGTCGGAGGGTTTGTTGCCCTGGCGGCAACCGC
It contains:
- a CDS encoding integron integrase; this translates as MGKPGPITARAGSGVKLRECVVQELRTRHYSPRTEKSYVGWIRRFILFHRKHPAELDEAHVNEFLSDLAVNGNVAASTQNQALAAILFLYEHVLGRPLDRIDGVVRARRPARLPVVLTRPEVDAVLAELSGTPRLVIMVLYGTGARVTEGLSLRVKDLNFDRGEITVRDGKGQRDRVTMLPRVLEPALDAHLQDVRRQHENDLQRGLGRAPLPGALVRKYPNADREWAWQWVFPATSHYLDVETGIRHRHHLHETVIQKAVRQAAMRARVSRPVTPHAFRHSFATHLLEDGYDIRTVQELLGHRDVRTTMIYTHVLNRGGRGVYSPLDRLPAGNPLTIAARYPDPPDGITNKHPPQ